One genomic segment of Methylocystis sp. SC2 includes these proteins:
- a CDS encoding HNH endonuclease, with protein sequence MTAHFRQQTVSPQACPALVLNADYRPLSYYPLSLWGWQDAIKAVFLDRVNIVSEYDKTVKSPSFEMRLPSVVSLKEYVRPTRQPAFTRFNVFLRDRFTCQYCGEHEELTFDHVIPRSKGGATTWENVVAACSPCNLRKGDRLPKEAHMSPAQAPFQPSVADLHRNGRLFPPNYLHESWMDYLYWDSVLEP encoded by the coding sequence GTGACTGCACACTTTCGTCAACAGACCGTGTCGCCACAGGCGTGCCCCGCGCTCGTGCTCAACGCCGACTACCGGCCGCTGAGCTACTATCCGCTCTCGCTGTGGGGGTGGCAGGACGCGATCAAGGCGGTCTTTCTTGATCGCGTGAACATCGTCTCGGAATACGACAAGACCGTCAAAAGCCCCAGCTTCGAGATGCGTCTGCCCTCGGTCGTGTCGCTCAAAGAATATGTGCGGCCGACCCGTCAGCCGGCGTTCACGCGGTTCAACGTGTTCCTGCGCGATCGCTTCACCTGCCAATATTGCGGAGAACATGAGGAACTGACGTTCGATCACGTCATTCCTCGATCGAAGGGAGGCGCGACGACGTGGGAAAACGTCGTCGCGGCGTGTTCGCCGTGCAATCTGCGCAAGGGCGACCGCCTGCCGAAGGAGGCGCATATGTCGCCGGCGCAGGCGCCCTTTCAGCCGAGCGTCGCCGACCTGCATCGCAACGGCCGGCTGTTTCCGCCCAATTACCTGCACGAAAGCTGGATGGACTATCTCTACTGGGATTCGGTGCTCGAACCATAG